Proteins from a single region of Runella sp. SP2:
- a CDS encoding TonB-dependent receptor → MRTKFYSLLTCVVAWMFLLLLAPDPAHAQERKVSGKVMASDGPIPGATVLLKGSNVGTSADADGAFTINVKGANPVLVISAIGYKSQEVPVGNQTVINAKLEDEANALTEVVVTGYSVDKRRESTGAISTVKTKDLTTVPSSSVEQQLQGRVAGLTVVTTSQPGSGSQIRVRGFGAFGGNEPLIIVDGYPVGNVNFLNPEDIESTTVLKDASAASIYGARAANGVIVYTTKRGKKSARKLSVTYDGVYGLTDPGKGQKMMNPQDQADWTWIALKNSGSPLSHPQYGSGPTPVLPDYLKVGNRSGVIGTVDLAAERLKYNITGPTIGDFYQVIKANKAGTDWYKELTQTGTISRHSLGFEGGGDASRFYVGLSMQDQQGILPSQRAKRYAMRVNTEFDIFKNVRIGENIQLTFLQILGRQGGNEGLQSSQDENDILGAFRSPTIIPVYDEFGGFAGTTALGFGQGSNPIANQQAGKLNKNYNALASGNFYIEVDPIKDLTLRSSIGGNFTNFYSWGYGRPIYETLENKGVNWSYNESGGFRLGWTFTNTISYKKKFGIHNLDLLVGQEALNTGFGKDLRADGRNPFSGDPNYITISTLDIRNPANSTKDNGITFNSYFGRAIYNLKDKYIITGVLRRDGSSRFGANTRYGVFPAVSAAWRLSDEPFMKQFSWVTDLKIRGGYGLMGNSNNVAPANQYDLYAQSVENSSYDINGTNGGVVGGFRQSRIGNPDARWETSITKNVGIDGSFLNGKLDVIFDLWQKDTKDLLYRLPITQTVGGATPPSVNVGTMVNKGIDIQVITRGKFGGKVGYEFDVTGSFLDNKITEIGGGLTYLQDVNPGFRGVNPIRNQLGYSLSSFYGYKVQGLFQSQEEIKNAPAQDGSGVGRFRYVDVNGDGRITAADRTYLGSPVPKFTGGVNFRLTYKNFEVLSYFYTSIGNKIFNISKRFTDFYPLFAGSAISERVKQSWTPQNTGATIPIFEANDGFSTGSQSSDFYVEDGSYLRFQNLSFAYNFPMELANKLRLSRLRVHAAVNNLFTITKYGGLDPQVAGAADTNFGVDLGNFPMTRQFTFGINVGF, encoded by the coding sequence ATGAGAACAAAGTTCTACTCACTGTTGACGTGTGTGGTTGCTTGGATGTTCCTACTTCTCCTTGCTCCCGACCCAGCACACGCCCAAGAACGTAAAGTATCGGGGAAAGTAATGGCTTCTGATGGCCCTATTCCAGGAGCCACCGTGTTGTTGAAAGGTAGTAACGTGGGAACGTCAGCAGATGCCGACGGCGCTTTCACTATCAATGTCAAAGGTGCCAATCCTGTATTAGTTATTTCGGCGATTGGTTACAAATCGCAGGAAGTCCCAGTTGGAAACCAAACAGTTATTAATGCCAAGCTTGAGGATGAAGCAAATGCTTTGACTGAAGTGGTTGTCACTGGTTATAGTGTAGATAAGCGCCGTGAGTCAACGGGGGCTATTTCTACCGTAAAAACCAAAGACCTTACAACGGTGCCATCTTCAAGTGTTGAGCAACAATTACAAGGTCGGGTCGCAGGTTTGACGGTTGTGACTACCAGCCAACCAGGGTCAGGAAGCCAGATTCGGGTTCGCGGTTTTGGGGCATTTGGTGGTAACGAACCGCTCATCATTGTTGATGGATACCCAGTAGGTAACGTAAACTTCTTGAACCCAGAAGACATTGAATCTACGACGGTATTGAAAGATGCGTCGGCAGCTTCTATCTATGGAGCAAGAGCGGCCAACGGTGTGATTGTATATACTACTAAAAGAGGTAAAAAATCAGCTAGAAAACTGAGCGTTACTTACGATGGTGTATATGGTCTTACTGATCCAGGTAAAGGACAAAAAATGATGAACCCACAAGACCAAGCAGATTGGACTTGGATAGCGCTTAAAAACTCTGGTTCGCCTCTCTCTCACCCTCAGTATGGTTCAGGTCCAACGCCAGTATTGCCCGATTACCTTAAAGTAGGTAATAGAAGTGGGGTAATTGGAACGGTTGATTTGGCCGCAGAACGTTTGAAGTATAACATTACTGGACCAACTATTGGTGATTTCTACCAAGTTATCAAAGCTAACAAGGCAGGAACTGACTGGTATAAAGAATTGACCCAAACAGGAACAATCAGCAGACATAGCTTAGGTTTTGAAGGTGGAGGTGATGCGTCTCGTTTTTATGTGGGTCTGTCAATGCAAGACCAACAAGGTATTTTGCCAAGCCAGCGTGCAAAGCGTTATGCGATGCGTGTGAATACAGAGTTTGATATTTTCAAAAATGTACGAATTGGTGAAAATATCCAACTTACTTTTCTTCAAATCTTAGGCCGTCAGGGAGGAAATGAAGGATTGCAGTCGTCACAAGATGAAAACGATATCTTGGGCGCATTCAGATCGCCTACAATTATCCCTGTTTATGACGAATTTGGTGGATTTGCGGGTACTACTGCCCTAGGTTTCGGACAAGGTTCAAACCCTATTGCTAACCAACAGGCTGGTAAGCTCAACAAAAACTACAATGCTTTGGCGTCTGGTAACTTCTACATCGAAGTTGACCCAATCAAAGACTTGACGTTGCGTTCATCAATCGGGGGTAACTTTACTAATTTCTACAGCTGGGGGTATGGTCGTCCAATTTATGAAACCCTTGAAAATAAAGGTGTTAACTGGTCTTATAACGAAAGTGGTGGATTTAGATTGGGATGGACTTTTACGAATACAATTTCTTACAAGAAGAAATTTGGTATCCATAATTTGGATTTATTGGTTGGACAAGAAGCACTTAACACGGGCTTTGGAAAAGATTTACGCGCCGATGGCCGTAACCCATTCTCTGGTGATCCAAACTACATTACAATCTCTACCTTGGATATCAGAAACCCAGCAAACAGTACCAAAGACAACGGGATTACATTTAATTCCTATTTTGGTAGAGCGATTTACAACTTGAAAGATAAATACATCATTACAGGGGTACTTCGTCGTGACGGTTCTTCTCGATTTGGTGCAAACACCAGATATGGGGTATTCCCAGCGGTATCTGCGGCATGGAGACTTTCGGATGAGCCATTCATGAAACAATTCTCTTGGGTTACTGATTTGAAAATTCGCGGGGGATATGGTTTGATGGGTAACTCAAATAACGTTGCTCCTGCTAATCAGTATGATTTGTATGCACAAAGCGTAGAAAACTCGTCGTACGACATCAACGGTACAAACGGTGGTGTAGTAGGAGGTTTCAGGCAATCACGCATCGGAAACCCTGATGCAAGATGGGAAACAAGTATTACCAAAAACGTGGGTATTGATGGTTCATTCCTTAACGGGAAATTGGACGTCATCTTCGACTTGTGGCAGAAAGATACCAAAGATTTGTTGTACCGCTTGCCAATTACGCAGACAGTGGGTGGTGCTACACCTCCTTCGGTTAACGTAGGTACGATGGTTAATAAAGGTATTGATATTCAAGTAATTACGCGCGGTAAATTTGGGGGTAAAGTAGGCTACGAATTTGATGTTACTGGTAGCTTCCTTGATAACAAAATTACCGAAATCGGTGGCGGTCTTACTTATTTGCAAGACGTAAACCCTGGCTTTAGAGGTGTAAACCCTATTCGTAACCAATTGGGCTATTCTCTTTCTTCTTTCTACGGATATAAAGTACAAGGTCTTTTCCAAAGCCAAGAAGAAATCAAAAATGCTCCAGCGCAAGACGGATCTGGCGTAGGTCGTTTCAGATATGTTGATGTGAACGGAGATGGCAGAATAACTGCTGCTGACCGTACGTATTTGGGTAGTCCAGTACCTAAATTTACGGGTGGAGTGAACTTCCGTCTTACCTACAAAAACTTTGAAGTATTGTCGTACTTCTACACATCAATCGGAAACAAAATCTTTAACATCTCAAAAAGATTTACCGATTTCTATCCGTTGTTTGCAGGTTCTGCCATCTCAGAGCGCGTAAAACAATCTTGGACGCCGCAGAATACAGGTGCTACAATTCCAATCTTTGAAGCAAATGATGGTTTCAGTACAGGTTCTCAATCTAGTGATTTTTACGTAGAAGATGGTTCTTATTTAAGATTCCAGAACCTTTCATTTGCCTACAACTTCCCAATGGAATTGGCGAATAAACTAAGATTGAGCAGACTTCGTGTTCATGCCGCTGTCAACAACCTATTTACAATTACTAAATATGGTGGATTAGATCCTCAAGTAGCTGGTGCTGCGGATACTAACTTTGGGGTGGACTTAGGAAACTTCCCAATGACTCGTCAATTCACTTTCGGTATAAATGTTGGATTTTAA
- a CDS encoding NrtR DNA-binding winged helix domain-containing protein, which yields MLPSENIKDFLDQGPEYLPSVSVDCVIFGFHEQQLKVLLLEFKKTKAHALPGGFVFKNESTAEAAKRILWERTGVKDIYLEQFYTFGEPNRGNWDVHKATMASHGFDLAKEHWLLQRFITIGYYALVDFSKVKPTPDIFSDVGDWYDVHDVPPLILDHNRIVAKALETLRLTIDHKLVGFNLLSETFTMNELQSLYETVLDKKLLRANFQRKMLNLGILERVKKKFTGKAHKPPFVYRFNAEALDKQNS from the coding sequence ATGCTCCCTAGCGAAAACATAAAAGATTTTTTAGACCAAGGTCCCGAGTACCTCCCAAGTGTGTCGGTTGATTGCGTCATTTTTGGGTTTCATGAACAACAGCTAAAGGTGCTTCTACTCGAATTTAAAAAAACCAAAGCCCATGCCTTACCTGGCGGGTTTGTGTTTAAAAATGAAAGCACCGCCGAGGCCGCCAAACGAATTTTGTGGGAACGTACAGGGGTAAAAGACATTTATTTGGAGCAATTTTACACATTTGGAGAGCCGAATCGCGGCAACTGGGATGTCCACAAAGCAACCATGGCCTCCCACGGGTTTGATCTTGCAAAAGAGCATTGGTTATTGCAGCGTTTTATTACGATTGGCTATTATGCCTTGGTGGACTTTTCTAAAGTAAAACCCACCCCCGATATTTTTTCGGACGTGGGCGATTGGTACGATGTACACGATGTTCCCCCCTTGATTTTAGACCATAATCGTATTGTTGCCAAAGCCCTCGAAACGCTTCGGCTCACCATTGATCATAAATTGGTGGGCTTCAACTTGCTTTCGGAGACATTTACCATGAACGAGTTACAGTCATTGTACGAAACCGTGCTAGATAAGAAGTTGTTACGGGCAAATTTTCAGCGTAAGATGCTGAATTTAGGAATTTTGGAACGGGTCAAAAAGAAGTTTACGGGCAAAGCCCATAAACCCCCTTTTGTGTACAGATTCAACGCCGAAGCGCTAGACAAACAAAATTCATAG
- a CDS encoding PQQ-dependent sugar dehydrogenase, whose product MKKLFYLFRHSAVGLIASVVVMTSQAQQPTPPDENRFTKSVLTEKLDEPMEITFLPDKRILFVERKGNLKAYDPKTKEVSVLATIPVNTKYTNRQGQVREAEEGLMGLIADPNYAKNNWIYMYYADPSEKKHVLARWELKGNELVDASKKIMLEVPTQREECCHTGGGMVFDKAGNLYLTTGNNTSNSNSDGYAPIDERPNQSTWDDQRGAANTNDLRGKILRIKPQADGKYTIPEGNLFPKGTPQTRPEIYTMGHRNPWRPTLDSKTGFLYWGEVGPDASKDSERGPRGYDELNQAKGPGFFGWPYFIGDNKIYGDWDFETNKLKADSKFDPAKPINDSPNNTGLRELPPAQKAFIWYPYANSPEFPLVGSSGRSATGGPVFRKADFKNAPRPFPDYYEGKWLAVDFMRGWIMAITMDEKGDYKSMERFMPSENFSSAIDMDFSPDGDLYVLEYGSAWFRGNDNARLVKVQYNAGNRTPVVQAAADRKAGAVPFKVAFSSEGTKDADNDKLNYEWKITSKAGVLKTLTEANPTVTFDKPGSYKATLTVTDAKGAKNSRSIEIKAGNEAPEVVFEVTKGNKSFFFPNEPIEYQVKVNDKEDGSLENGKISPNQVAVNLDYMPDTFDPVEIAANYHTTDASVRFNTGYKLINASDCKSCHIVDKKSVGPSYRDIAQKYKGDAAAIEKLAQKVISGGGGVWGDHAMSAHPQISPNDATTMVNYIMSLGEKPLQAPSFATKGAHTPAVPKGENGRGSYVLRAAYTDRGTKLLSPLMSEDILHLRNPSLDPAKADKTKGSELLITPNKSFNLIGTDSYIAYNHLDLTGIKQIEALVQATTRVGAVGGTIEVRLGSPTGKLIGKSTPVVVKDPVMGPPPAASNNATTAAGGANAQRRQGQGAGGFDMSAMIRRGAQQAVAKIEPTEGFQDVYFVFKNPDAMPHQILMSVIMIQFQNAIPNQ is encoded by the coding sequence ATGAAGAAACTTTTCTACCTATTCCGTCACTCTGCTGTGGGGTTGATTGCAAGTGTCGTTGTTATGACTTCACAAGCCCAACAGCCTACTCCTCCCGACGAAAATCGTTTTACCAAAAGCGTACTGACCGAAAAGCTCGACGAGCCGATGGAAATAACGTTCTTGCCCGACAAGCGGATTTTGTTTGTGGAGCGAAAAGGAAACTTAAAAGCATACGACCCTAAAACGAAGGAAGTGAGTGTATTGGCCACGATTCCTGTTAATACAAAATATACCAATCGCCAAGGACAAGTGCGTGAGGCAGAAGAAGGGTTAATGGGGCTCATTGCCGACCCAAATTATGCCAAAAACAACTGGATATATATGTACTATGCCGATCCTAGTGAGAAAAAGCACGTGCTAGCGCGCTGGGAGTTGAAAGGCAATGAACTGGTGGATGCATCCAAAAAAATAATGCTGGAAGTGCCCACACAGCGCGAAGAATGCTGCCATACGGGTGGCGGAATGGTGTTTGACAAAGCTGGGAATCTATACTTAACAACAGGAAATAACACAAGCAATAGCAATTCTGATGGCTATGCGCCCATTGATGAACGTCCTAACCAAAGTACTTGGGATGACCAAAGAGGTGCGGCCAATACCAACGACCTTCGCGGAAAAATTTTGCGCATCAAACCGCAAGCCGACGGAAAATATACGATTCCAGAAGGGAATTTGTTTCCCAAAGGTACTCCTCAGACCCGTCCCGAGATTTATACGATGGGGCATCGCAATCCTTGGCGCCCAACGCTCGACAGTAAAACGGGCTTTTTGTATTGGGGAGAAGTAGGCCCCGATGCCTCCAAAGACTCGGAACGTGGGCCGCGTGGTTACGATGAACTCAACCAAGCCAAAGGGCCAGGGTTTTTCGGTTGGCCTTATTTTATTGGAGATAATAAAATATATGGTGATTGGGATTTTGAAACGAATAAACTGAAAGCAGATTCAAAGTTTGACCCTGCCAAACCCATCAACGACTCACCCAACAACACGGGTTTGCGCGAGTTGCCACCTGCCCAAAAAGCATTTATTTGGTATCCTTATGCCAATTCTCCTGAATTTCCGCTGGTGGGGAGTTCGGGACGAAGTGCCACGGGAGGTCCTGTGTTTCGCAAAGCTGATTTCAAAAATGCACCCCGTCCGTTCCCCGATTATTACGAAGGAAAATGGCTAGCGGTTGATTTTATGCGCGGCTGGATTATGGCAATTACCATGGATGAAAAAGGTGACTATAAATCAATGGAGCGTTTTATGCCCAGCGAAAATTTCAGCAGCGCCATCGACATGGACTTTAGCCCCGACGGAGATTTGTACGTACTCGAATACGGAAGTGCTTGGTTTAGGGGAAATGACAACGCACGCCTAGTAAAAGTACAGTACAACGCAGGCAACCGTACGCCCGTTGTTCAGGCAGCTGCCGACCGTAAAGCAGGCGCGGTACCATTCAAAGTAGCGTTCTCATCCGAAGGTACCAAAGATGCCGACAATGATAAACTCAACTACGAATGGAAAATTACTTCAAAAGCGGGCGTATTGAAAACCCTAACTGAAGCTAATCCTACCGTTACGTTTGACAAGCCTGGTTCTTACAAAGCTACCTTGACAGTTACGGATGCCAAAGGGGCGAAAAACAGCCGTTCGATTGAAATCAAGGCTGGAAACGAAGCGCCAGAAGTAGTGTTTGAAGTAACAAAGGGTAATAAATCGTTTTTCTTTCCTAACGAACCCATCGAATACCAAGTGAAGGTCAATGACAAAGAGGATGGTAGCTTGGAAAACGGAAAGATTTCTCCCAATCAAGTAGCGGTAAATCTGGATTACATGCCAGACACTTTTGACCCCGTGGAAATAGCAGCCAACTACCATACCACCGACGCTTCGGTTCGATTTAATACAGGCTACAAATTGATAAACGCCAGCGATTGTAAGTCGTGCCATATTGTGGATAAAAAATCGGTGGGGCCGAGCTACCGCGACATTGCCCAAAAATACAAAGGCGATGCCGCTGCCATAGAGAAGTTGGCCCAGAAGGTTATATCGGGTGGGGGAGGCGTATGGGGAGATCACGCCATGAGTGCGCACCCACAAATTTCGCCCAATGATGCCACAACGATGGTGAATTATATCATGAGTTTGGGCGAAAAACCGCTACAAGCCCCATCGTTTGCGACCAAAGGAGCGCACACGCCAGCCGTTCCCAAAGGAGAAAATGGCCGTGGTAGTTATGTATTGCGGGCTGCCTACACCGATAGGGGAACAAAGTTACTTTCACCGTTGATGTCAGAGGATATTCTACATTTGCGGAATCCGTCACTTGACCCTGCCAAGGCAGACAAAACCAAAGGTTCTGAGCTTTTGATTACGCCCAATAAGTCGTTTAATCTTATTGGCACGGATTCGTATATTGCTTACAACCACCTCGATTTGACGGGTATTAAGCAAATAGAAGCTTTGGTTCAAGCAACCACCCGCGTAGGGGCAGTTGGCGGAACGATAGAAGTGCGTCTGGGTTCACCTACTGGAAAGCTAATTGGAAAATCTACACCAGTTGTGGTAAAAGACCCAGTGATGGGGCCACCACCTGCCGCCTCCAACAATGCCACAACAGCGGCAGGCGGAGCCAATGCCCAGCGCCGTCAAGGACAAGGAGCAGGCGGTTTTGATATGAGTGCCATGATTCGTCGAGGGGCTCAACAGGCTGTGGCCAAAATTGAGCCTACAGAAGGGTTTCAAGACGTCTATTTTGTCTTCAAAAATCCTGACGCGATGCCCCATCAAATTCTGATGTCGGTCATTATGATTCAATTTCAAAACGCAATACCTAACCAATAA
- a CDS encoding response regulator transcription factor, translating to MKVLVVEDEPKLAGFIKKGLEEQSWEVEIAYDGQVGSSFALSNHYDVIVLDVNLPKINGFELAALLRKENITTPILMLTALGTLKDKISGFDSGADDYLVKPFEFQELIVRLRALQKRTSDHKQTQNVLRIADLELDLNERIARRAGSRIELTAKEFGLLEYLMRNRGRVVSRVDIAEKVWDIHFDTGTNTIDVYVNFLRKKVDKNFPAKLIHTVVGMGYIMKEPKES from the coding sequence ATGAAAGTTTTAGTCGTCGAGGATGAGCCTAAGCTCGCAGGGTTTATCAAGAAAGGTCTTGAGGAACAGTCTTGGGAAGTAGAAATAGCTTATGATGGACAAGTAGGCAGTAGTTTTGCTTTGTCAAATCATTATGATGTGATTGTGCTCGACGTCAATTTACCCAAAATAAACGGGTTTGAGCTCGCTGCTTTGTTGCGCAAAGAAAATATAACGACCCCCATTTTGATGCTCACGGCACTTGGCACACTCAAAGACAAAATAAGTGGGTTCGACTCAGGAGCCGATGATTATTTGGTAAAACCATTTGAATTTCAAGAACTTATTGTTCGGCTGAGGGCACTTCAAAAACGTACCAGCGACCATAAGCAAACGCAAAACGTGCTACGAATTGCTGATTTGGAATTAGACCTCAATGAGCGAATAGCCCGCCGAGCAGGAAGCCGCATTGAATTGACGGCCAAGGAATTTGGCTTGTTGGAATACTTGATGCGTAACCGAGGCAGGGTGGTTTCAAGGGTGGACATTGCGGAGAAAGTTTGGGATATTCATTTCGATACGGGCACCAACACAATAGACGTGTATGTGAATTTCCTCCGCAAAAAAGTAGATAAAAACTTCCCTGCTAAACTTATTCATACCGTGGTAGGAATGGGTTATATTATGAAAGAACCCAAAGAATCATGA
- a CDS encoding HAMP domain-containing sensor histidine kinase encodes MNIRLRLTLLFAILVASIMLVFSLSVYYLYDQFREQEFNKRLQEKAKTTVRLLEDVSGITEPLLHAIDRNNLTAMHKEEVTIYDVQNKIIYDSGKEPFSVSPAVLQSIRDGKSFREQEGEKEIIGIRYIDRRKEVLVVIAYAVDLYGFSKLERLRSILVTGWAISLFVVLFSGWLFAGDALRPVSEIIEQVKNISARNIHERLTIGREKDELAQLAITFNELLGRLEVAFTSQRSFVSHASHELRTPLAIMMGQLGVSLMQERTAEAYRDTIKETIEEVKKMRDLVNGLLELARLNDDSSQFFVHPLRVDELLWQAREILLTHMPNYNVHIEFDQFPEDEEALEIEGDASLLQTAFMNLMGNGCKYSQDNRVNVTLYIQEKAIRIVFVDRGVGIAQKDLPHIFEPFYRAEATQSIKGHGVGLALTERIIKLHKGDIRVRSQLGVGTHFIVTLPF; translated from the coding sequence ATGAACATCCGTCTGAGGCTGACCCTTCTTTTTGCCATATTGGTAGCCTCCATTATGCTGGTGTTTTCGTTGTCGGTGTATTATTTGTACGACCAATTTCGAGAACAAGAATTTAACAAACGACTCCAAGAAAAAGCAAAGACGACAGTTCGCCTGTTGGAAGATGTCAGTGGAATCACCGAACCTTTGCTCCATGCCATCGACCGTAATAACCTTACGGCCATGCACAAAGAAGAGGTGACTATTTACGACGTCCAGAACAAAATTATTTATGACAGCGGCAAAGAGCCCTTTTCGGTAAGCCCCGCAGTACTGCAAAGCATCCGCGATGGCAAGTCGTTTAGGGAGCAAGAGGGCGAAAAAGAAATCATCGGAATACGCTACATTGACCGACGCAAAGAGGTACTCGTCGTAATAGCCTATGCCGTTGATTTATACGGATTTAGCAAACTAGAACGGCTCCGAAGTATCCTCGTAACGGGTTGGGCTATCAGTTTGTTTGTGGTATTATTTTCTGGGTGGTTGTTTGCAGGAGACGCCCTTCGGCCCGTGTCCGAAATCATCGAACAAGTAAAAAATATCTCGGCCCGCAACATCCATGAGCGCCTGACGATTGGTCGAGAAAAAGATGAGTTGGCCCAATTGGCCATTACCTTCAACGAACTTTTAGGCCGCTTAGAAGTTGCTTTCACTTCCCAGCGCAGTTTCGTCTCGCACGCTTCCCACGAGTTACGAACCCCTTTGGCAATTATGATGGGACAATTGGGCGTATCGCTTATGCAAGAACGAACGGCCGAAGCCTACCGCGACACCATCAAAGAAACGATTGAAGAAGTAAAAAAAATGCGGGATTTGGTGAACGGCTTGTTAGAACTCGCCCGCCTCAACGACGACTCTTCCCAGTTTTTTGTGCATCCCCTACGCGTGGACGAACTCCTTTGGCAAGCCCGCGAAATATTACTGACCCACATGCCCAACTACAACGTTCACATTGAGTTTGACCAGTTTCCCGAAGACGAAGAAGCCTTAGAAATTGAAGGAGATGCGTCTTTACTGCAAACTGCGTTTATGAATTTGATGGGAAATGGTTGTAAATATTCTCAAGATAATCGGGTAAACGTGACGCTTTACATTCAAGAAAAAGCAATACGGATTGTCTTTGTTGACCGTGGAGTGGGAATAGCCCAAAAAGACCTTCCCCATATTTTTGAGCCCTTTTACCGCGCCGAAGCTACCCAATCCATCAAAGGGCATGGCGTGGGCCTTGCCTTGACTGAGCGCATCATCAAACTACACAAAGGCGACATTCGGGTGCGTTCGCAACTGGGTGTAGGCACACATTTTATTGTTACACTGCCTTTTTAA